CCATGGAACGACAGTTAGCGTGGATAGACTCCACTCTGGGTGCCTCCAAAGCTAAATGGAAAATCGTTCTCGGTCATCATCCTATTTACGCGGGAACCGGCAAAGAAGAAGCCGAACGTGTAGATCTTCAAAAACGGCTTCAGCCCCTGCTCGATAAAAACAAAGTAGATATTTCGGTGGGCGGGCATGTTCATAATTTTCAACATATACACGCAACCAATTCCAATGTAGATTATTTTGTTAATAGTTCAGCTTCACTAACAAGGAAAGTATCGCCACTTCAAGGTGAGTTATTCGGAAGTTCGGATTCCGGTTTCACTCTTTGTACCATAAATGAGACGGAATTGATTATCACTTTTGTGAACAAAGCCGGTGAAATTATCTATCAGTATAAACGGACGAAATAGGTTTACGAAGATGGGAGAATTTGGTTCAAAATAATATGGTGGCAAGGATTTTACTAATAATTATTTATTTGGACTTACTCAAATTCTATATAAATAACTTTTAAATAATTCTAATATTTCTCAACAGGAGGTGCTTAAAAACATTCAATTATACTTTAATCAACGAAGCAAAATTAATTTTATCAATAGGAGAGGAAGATGGCTATTAATTTTTCGCACATAATTCGGAAAAACGCCCATTTAATTCTGATCTGTATTGCATTAATAGGGTTTTTCACAACGAGTTCAATCTTTGCACAAAAGACTGCACAAGTTACCGGTCGTATAACGGATGCAGATACAAAAGAATATTTACCGGGCGCAAATGTTGTTCTAAAAGGGACTCGTTTTGGGGATGCGACCGATAAAGTAGGAAATTACAAAATTTCGAATGTACCTCCCGGTGCATACGAACTTGTTGTAACATACATTGGATATGTTGATCAAACAATAAATATAACTGTTGGTACAAATGGAGCTACTGTAAAACAGAATGTTGCCATTAGCCAGACAGAAGTTAAAATGGGAGAAGTTGTTGTAACTGGACTCAGACAAGGTCAAACCAAAGCAATGAACGTCCAAAAAACTTCAGACAAGATTGTTAATATCGTTTCTCAAGAGCAAATGGTGCGCTTACCTGATTTAAATACCGCTGAAATTTTACAGCGTATTTCCGGAATTTCAATTGTTCGCGACCAGGGTGAAGGACGTTATGTTCAAATCCGTGGTACGGATGCACGACTCACTTCCGTTTCTGTAAACGGAGAAAAAATCATCGCTCCGGATCCTGGTGAGCGTTATGTCGGAATGGATGTTATCTCAGCAAGCCAGGCTGCTTCAATAGAAGTTTCTAAAACTGTAACACCCGATATGGATGGTGACGCAGTCGGTGGATCTGTAAATATAAAATCGAAAAGTGCTTTTGATTCCGATAAACCATTCTTCAATATAACTGCCGGTACCGGTACAAGCGATATTATGGGTAAACCACTTTGGCAGGGCGGTTTTACATACGGCTCAAAATTTGGTGACGAAAATCAATTCGGCTTTGCCATTACTGGCAACTACGATAAGTGGGAAAGGGAGACATGGGATCTTGAAAGCACTTATAACGACCTAACAATTGGTGGTGTTGATAGACCCCAATCATTAACAGATGTAGATTTTAGAAATTATAATGTATCTCGTGAAAGAATTAATGTGGCTGCAAATCTTGAATATCAGCCAAGTACAGATAATACTTTCTTCATACGCGGTATGTATAACAATAGGGACGATTACGAGTATAGACGAAATCTTTATATTAGACCATCCAAGGGTACATTCACAGACTTAACAACTATTACAAAGGGAAAGGTTTATCAAGGGCTCAAAGATCGCCTTGAGAGACAGAATATATTCGCTCTTTCTGCCGGCGGTATTAACAAAATTGACGATTTGATTTTGGATTACACAGTTGCATATAACGAAGGTGGAACAAAAAAGAACGACGAAACCGATCCTCAGTTTGTTATGACATCTTCACTGAACATGGCACTAAATTTAAGCGATCCGCAAAGACCTAATTATAGAATTACAAGTACAGGTGCTACCGCAGATCAGTTTAATTCCGACAACTTTAAAATGGACCAGGTAAAATATAATAACGACAATGCAACAGACCGGGACTATATGGCTGGTGCCAATTTGAAATATGATTTTAAACTTGCTGATTATCCTTCCACATTAAAATTAGGTGGTAAAATACATTTACGTGAAAAAGTAAAAACTCAAGATCGTTATGTCTATAAATGGGGTGGTGCAAGTAATTTATTATTGACACAATTTGTTGGAGATGATGTAAATATTTACGACGGAACTTACCGGCTTGGTCGAATTATTGACGGCACTAAGTTTAGACCATTTTTCGAATCTATGAAAAATAAGGCTGGTGGTTTCGTTGGCGAAATTGACCACATAAATTCTGAAGGGTCCAGTTTTACTGCGGATGAGAACACGATAGCATATTATGTAATGGATACATGGAAACTTGATGACTGGATGGTAATTGCCGGAGTTCGACATGAATTTACAGACCTTACAAATAAGAGTAGCGAAATTCAGTTAGATGCTAACGGTGATTATCTATCGACCACTCCAAGAGAAGCTACATTAAGTTACAACAACTTTTTACCCTCGTTGCAAGTCCGTTACAGAGTCTCTTCGATGAGCAACATACGCTTCTCCTATACAAATACACTTGCACGACCGAACTTTTTCGACCTAGTTCCTTACAAACAAGTTGATCCTGACGGTCTTACAGTATTGGAAGGTAATGCTTCTCTAATACCAACTACATCTACAGCCCTCGACTTATTAGCAGAGTACTATTTTGAAGAAGGTGGTTTGATTTCAGGCGGTGTTTTTTATAAAAAATTAAATGATATTATTTTTATGCAAACCTCAAAGATCTCTGGCGGTTTATATGATGGGTATTGGCATACACAGCCGGTTAACGGAGGAACTTCAACACTTGTAGGTGCGGAAGTAAATTTTGAATACCAATTAAAATTCTTACCAGGATTTTTAGATGGATTCGGATTAGCAGCCAACTACGCTTATACACATTCATCAGCAGATGTTGGTGGAAGATTAGAGCGCGCAGAGTTACCAGGTCAAGCAGCAAACGTTGCCAACTTCGTAGTAAGTTATGAAAAATTCGGATTCACGGGACGCTTCAGTATTGGTTACAACGGTCAGTTTGTTGAGGAAGTTGGAACATCTTCTCAATACGACAGAATTTACAAAGCACATACACAAATGGACATCTCAGCCAGCCAGGACATTATCAGCGGATTGCAAATTTATTTTGAGTGGATTAACGTAAATGATGCACCAATGATTTATTATCAAGGTGATGAGAACCATCCATTACAACAAGAATGGTATGCTTCATGGATGCATTTTGGCTTTAAGTACAAGATGTAATAAATAAAAAAAGTACCTCTTATTCCAGGCCGCTGTATGATTACAGCGGCCATTTTCCATAAAATATAAAGAGCTAGAAGAATTGAAGAGTTATTTAATCTGGAGTTATAATTATGAGAACGAAAGTTATTCAATACCTTATGAACATGAGTGCGTTTGTTACTATCATTTTGATAATTGGATGCCAAAAAGTTGTAAGTCAAGACCAGAATCAATCGAATGTAGTTAAGCCAGTAGTAGTTACAGATACTGTTAAATGGGATACAGATGATCCTGCAATTTGGATTAGTCCTGCAGATCCTTCAAAGAGTTTAATTATTGGAACCGATAAAGATTCCGACGGCGCCTTATTTGTATTTGATTTAAATGGAAAAATAATTGAAGAGAAAACGGTTCGGAATCTAAAACGCCCGAATAATGTTGATGTTGAATACGGACTTATTCTTAATGGAAAGCCTGTTGATATAGCAGTAACAACAGAAAGGGAAACAAACAAAATTCGTATTTATAGTCTTCCCGATATGAAGGCAATTGATAATGGCGGCATTGAAGTTTTTTCCGGAGAAAGCCAGCGCGCACCAATGGGAATTTCAATTTATAAAAGATTAAAAGATGATTCTGTATTTGCAATCGTAAGTAGAAAGAGCGGTCCAACCGAAGGATACTTATGGCAATATTTATTGAAAGATGATGGTAAAGGAAATGTTGCCGGAACATTAGTTCGTAAGTTTGGTGCTTACAGCGGCAAAAAAGAAATTGAATCAATCGCGGTTGATGATAAATTGGGATATGTCTATTACAGCGACGAACAAGTCGGAGTCAGAAAATATTATGCTGATCCGGACGCTAAAGATGCAGATAAACAGTTGGGTATAATTTGTACTTCAGACTATCTTGAAGATAATGAAGGGATTTCGATTTATGAAGTTGATGATACTACCGGCTACGTGCTGGTATCAGATCAAAGCGCAAACAGATTCCGTATTTATACTAGAGAAGGTGTCCTGGCAGATCCAAAAGAAGAAATAGTCGCACAACCACATAATCATAAATTAGTCAAAATTGTAAATGTAATGACTAACAACAGTGACGGATCTGAGGTTACGAATGTTGTTGTAAATGAAAAATTTCCAGGCGGTATGTTCGTTGCAATGTCTGATAACAAAACATTCCAATTTTATTCATGGGCAGATATAGCTGGGAAAGATTTAAAGACTGCTCCTAAAAGCAATAAAAAATAAAGTACTTAAATTATTTTATTCATCATATAGCGACTAACAATGGAATTGACAAAATATTCAATCGGGGTTGGAGATCGATTTACGCATCAAGCAAAAGCCCAGCTTGCAGCAATTAAAAAAGCAGAAGATGCCGGTATTTTAATTACTCCGGTTTGGAATAAATCTTTTAGAGAACATCAAATAATTCACAGCCGTCCTGAAGATACACGTGTTGAAGCAGATTCTGCGGTCAAATCATTGAAGTGGAACCATCCTTATTTTGTTGATGCTGATCATGTTGGTTTGAAAACCATTGATCACTTTATTGATTCATGTGATTTCTTTACTCTTGATGTAGCAGATTATATCGGTAAAAAAACCGATGACAATAAAATCGAATCGCTCGTAAAGAAAAATAGAAATTACTGCGGTGTATTAGATATACCCGGTATAAATGAAAAAGTGGAAATCAATGAAACACTAATTTTTAAAGTTGCCGAAAAATTTCTATTTGCAGTTGAAGAAGCAGGCAAGGTATACCGGCATCTATTAGATAAAAAAGGGAAGAATAATTTTGTTGTTGAAGTTTCCATGGATGAAACCGACGAACCTCAAACTCCTATTGAAATGCTTTTTATTTTAGCGGCAATTGCTCAAGAAGAGATACCAATCCAGACAATTGCACCCAAGTTCTCCGGAAGATTTAATAAGGGTGTAGATTACGTAGGAGATGTTGAGTTGTTCAGCCGGGAATTTGAAGAAGATCTAGCAGTTATAAAATTTGCTGTAAATGAGTTTAATCTTCCTAAAAATCTGAAACTAAGCGTTCACTCCGGCAGCGATAAATTCTCAATCTACTCACCTATAAACAAAGCCATTAAAAAATTTGATGCGGGCATTCACCTTAAAACTGCAGGGACTACATGGCTTGAGGAATTAATTGGATTAGCTTCAGCCGGAGGTGAAGGTTTGCAGATAGCGAAAGAAATTTATAAAAGTGCATATAACCGGTATGATGAACTTTGCGGTCCATACAAAACGGTTATTGATATTGATACAAAAAAACTTCCTATTCCGGAAGAAGTTGATAATTGGACAGGAGAGAAATATGCCGCAACATTACGGCATAATCAATCAAATGAAGAGTACAATTTAAATTTCCGGCAGCTGCTTCATGTGGGTTACAAAGTTGCCTCAGAAATGGGCGACCGCTATCTAAATGCTTTAGATAAATATGAAGAAGTAATTGCGGAAAATGTAATTCAAAATTTATACGAACGGCATATTCAAAAAGTATTTTTTTAATCCCTTTCTCTATTCTTATTAAGGAGTAAATCATGTCGTTATTGACTATCATGGCTAAATTCACAATAAAGCAAAATGCAAACGAAGAAGTCCGCAGAGAATTATTAACACTTGTTGAACCTACCAGGAAAGAAAAAGGATGCGTTGATTATATCTTCTATGAAGACCTGGAAAATCCGCTGGTAATAATGCTCTATGAAAATTGGGAAAGCGTTGAGGATCTGGATGCGCATATGTATACAAGACGATTTAAAGATTGCTTTGCTAAAATTGATGGATTATATGAGATAGAAGTTCATCGCTTATCTAAGATCAACTAATTCGGGTATTTTTTTTAGAAATGAAATTAATTCGATCCGAAAAGTGAATCATATCAGTTCAGTTAAGATTTGTTTAGTGTGGACGGTAAAAATATGAGGTGAGTAAAATGAAAATGTTAGTGCGATATGTTTTGTACATTTTTTTAGGTATGATATTACTGCAACCGGCAAAATTATTTTCTCAAAAATCAGCTTACAAAATTGTTGGTGCAATTAACATTGGCGGCGAGGGGAAATGGGATTATCTTTCTATTGATACAACCATGCACCGATTGTATGTAGCACATGAAACTAGAGTTCATGTAATTGATCTGGATAACAATACCTTGATTGGTGAAATCTCAGATTTGCAAGGTGTTCACGGTGTGGCATTTGCATTTGGTAAAGGATTTATAAGCGAAGGCGTCAGTAATTCTGTTACAGTATTTGATCTCAAAACACTGAAGCCAATTTCTAAAATAAAAGTAACAGGTGAAAAACCGGACGCGATTACGTATGATCCTTTTTCAAAAAGAATTTTTACATCAAACAATAAAAGTGCGGATATAACGGCTATTGATGCCGAGTCTAATAAAATTGTTGGAACAATTAAGCTTGATGGCGCTCCTGAAGCTTCCGTCTCGGATTTGATTGGAAAAATGTTTGTGAATCTAGAAGACACGAATGCTGTAAACATATTCAACCCGAAGACTCTTGAAGTAATCTCGAGATGGTCGGTTAAACCATGCAAAATACCAACGGGACTAGCAATAGATAGGAAAAACAAAAGATTATTTTCAGCCGGTAGAAATAATTTTATGGCAGTTATTGATATGGAATCCGGGATGGTCATTAAAACAGTTCCTATCGGCGGCGGTGTTGATGGTTGCGTATTTGATCCAATGCTGCATCTTATTTTCTGTTCAAATGGCGACGGAACTATCACGGTTATTAAACAAGATTCTCCCGATAAATATAGAGTGTTGGCAAATATAGTAACTGTGAAAGGCGCCAAGACAATTGCACTTGATGAAAGAACTCACCGGGTCTATACCGCCGGAATAATAAATGGCGAAAAGAATTTGAAAAGTTTTGGCGTTTTAATCCTTGATGTTAAATGACAAGGTTTCAAATTGGAAATCCCCGTTAACGAAAATTAATTTTAAAAAATAAATCAGTTTTACTCTGTTGAGGAAATATGGAAATAATTAACCCGGGTAATGAGGATTATCATATTCATTCTCTTAACTATTCTGATGGAATGAATACTGTTGATGAGATTGTAAAATTTGCCGGAGAGATCGGACTTACTAAAATCACCATTACAGATCATTGTCAAATGCATCTTGATATAAGAAAATTTGTAAAAAAAAAATCATTATACAATGATAGAACGTTGGAAAAACGTACATAACAATGTTGAAGTCACTTTCGGCATTGAAGCAGATTTATTAAATGAAGACGGTGATATATGCATGGATATACAGGGTGCAACTTCGGATACAATTTTGCTTTCGTCTCATCCTGCACCGATCTATCCGAGTTACCCGAAGAAAATAACGGAAGGATATTTAAATGCAATAGAACGGTTTCATGAAAAAATATCTTTTTTGGCTCATCCATGTTCAACATATTTTGAAGAATATATTGATATAGATGCTATTATTGAATTATGTAACAAATACGAAAAACCGATGGAATTTAATTGCGCTAATTTTGTAAACAAAAGGACAAACATTAAAAACCTTCATAAGATGTTGAGAAATTGTAACCAGGTTTATGTAAACAGTGACGCCCACACTCTATATGAATTGAAGGAATTAAGAAAAATTGGTCTGCAATATTTAAAAGAAAATTCCTTCGTATAACCAAATTAAAATCACTGAAAAGAATAATATGAAACGCCTCCTAAATGCATAGTTTTATATTTCTAGCTATTTGATCAATTAAAATCTATATAAGAAACTATAAAATAATCTTAAGCTTTTTGATTTTACTTTGCAATGTTGTCGGTTTCATTTTGAGCAAGAATGCGGCACCATCCTTACCGTAAATCTTCCCATCGGCCAACTTAAGAGCTTTCCGGATTATTTTTTTTGTCTCTTCATCGAGCGATTGGACGGTAGTTTGAACTTCTTCGTTATCGCTTTTGATGGAATTATCTTTTTCAAAAATATAATCGTAGTCTCAAATTGACTTTCAAATAAACCCGCCATATATTTCGGTCGTTAACGAAATGAGATTATGGAAGAATCGACAAATATATTCAAAGCACTTTCTGATAAGAATCGTCTGCGTATCTTAAAAATGCTTCAAATAAAACCTCTTTGTGTTTGCGAAATTACTGATATTCTTCAACTTGCCGCCTCCACTGTTTCGCAGCATCTAAGTGTATTAAAAAAAGAAGGATTTATATTGGAAGAAAGAGAAGGGAAATGGGTGAACTATCTTATCAACCAGAGACCCGGAGATCAAAGAATTTCTGCGATTTTGAGCCAATTGGATTTTTGGTTAGGCGATAATCAATTGATTGAAAATGATAAACAGAAAGTTAAAGTTGTTGACCGTTTTAAAGTTTGCGGGTTATAATTTTTTTTGATTCAACAATTCGGTGAAAAGCGAATTAGAAGTAGGAGAAAATAAAAATGTTAAAAAAAATTTTGATACTCTGCACCGGAAACAGCTGCAGAAGTCAAATGGCTGAAGGATTCTTGAAATCTTTTTCCAAAGGGATTGATTCCCACGATTCACAATTAGAAGTTAATTCAGCAGGTACGAATTCATCCAAACAAGTGCATCCGAAAGCGATCCAGGTAATGAAAGAAGTAGGAATCGATCTTTCAAAAAACCATCCCAAAATGGTTGATCAATTCTTAGGTGATTCTTTCGATTACGTTATTACTGTATGCGATAACGCAAAAGAAACTTGTCCGGTATTTATTGGAAAAGTTGGAAAGCAATTGCATATAGGTTTTGAAGATCCGGCGGACGCAACCGGAACGGAGGAAGAAATTCTTTCTGAGTTCAGAAAAATTAGAGATGAAATTAAAAATGACTTTTACAAATTCTACGAAGAAAATTTAAGGAGTTAAAAAAATGCTAAACATCAAAGTGCTTGGATCAGGCTGCGCGAACTGTATCAATTTAGAAAAGCTCTGCAAAGAAGTTATATCAGAAAATAATATTGCAGCTGAAGTAGAAAAAGTAACAGATTACAAAGACATAATGAGTTACGGAATTATGAGCACACCGGGCCTGGTTATAAACGGTAAAGTTGTTCACAACGGTAAGCTCCCGACAAAATCAACATTAGCACATCTGTTGATAAATGAATTAGCCAAAGAGAATAATTAAGGTCTGATAGAAACCTTGATTGTCAAATTTGTAGGCAGATCAAATGTTTTGCAATAAAGGAAATATTATTAACGGTATTCGGCATTTTTCACCAAGAGAAGTTTTGGAAGAATGTCAAAAAGGC
The sequence above is drawn from the Ignavibacteriales bacterium genome and encodes:
- a CDS encoding thioredoxin family protein; protein product: MLNIKVLGSGCANCINLEKLCKEVISENNIAAEVEKVTDYKDIMSYGIMSTPGLVINGKVVHNGKLPTKSTLAHLLINELAKENN
- a CDS encoding arsenate reductase ArsC, with product MLKKILILCTGNSCRSQMAEGFLKSFSKGIDSHDSQLEVNSAGTNSSKQVHPKAIQVMKEVGIDLSKNHPKMVDQFLGDSFDYVITVCDNAKETCPVFIGKVGKQLHIGFEDPADATGTEEEILSEFRKIRDEIKNDFYKFYEENLRS
- a CDS encoding phytase; the protein is MRTKVIQYLMNMSAFVTIILIIGCQKVVSQDQNQSNVVKPVVVTDTVKWDTDDPAIWISPADPSKSLIIGTDKDSDGALFVFDLNGKIIEEKTVRNLKRPNNVDVEYGLILNGKPVDIAVTTERETNKIRIYSLPDMKAIDNGGIEVFSGESQRAPMGISIYKRLKDDSVFAIVSRKSGPTEGYLWQYLLKDDGKGNVAGTLVRKFGAYSGKKEIESIAVDDKLGYVYYSDEQVGVRKYYADPDAKDADKQLGIICTSDYLEDNEGISIYEVDDTTGYVLVSDQSANRFRIYTREGVLADPKEEIVAQPHNHKLVKIVNVMTNNSDGSEVTNVVVNEKFPGGMFVAMSDNKTFQFYSWADIAGKDLKTAPKSNKK
- a CDS encoding tagaturonate epimerase family protein, with amino-acid sequence MELTKYSIGVGDRFTHQAKAQLAAIKKAEDAGILITPVWNKSFREHQIIHSRPEDTRVEADSAVKSLKWNHPYFVDADHVGLKTIDHFIDSCDFFTLDVADYIGKKTDDNKIESLVKKNRNYCGVLDIPGINEKVEINETLIFKVAEKFLFAVEEAGKVYRHLLDKKGKNNFVVEVSMDETDEPQTPIEMLFILAAIAQEEIPIQTIAPKFSGRFNKGVDYVGDVELFSREFEEDLAVIKFAVNEFNLPKNLKLSVHSGSDKFSIYSPINKAIKKFDAGIHLKTAGTTWLEELIGLASAGGEGLQIAKEIYKSAYNRYDELCGPYKTVIDIDTKKLPIPEEVDNWTGEKYAATLRHNQSNEEYNLNFRQLLHVGYKVASEMGDRYLNALDKYEEVIAENVIQNLYERHIQKVFF
- a CDS encoding YncE family protein yields the protein MKMLVRYVLYIFLGMILLQPAKLFSQKSAYKIVGAINIGGEGKWDYLSIDTTMHRLYVAHETRVHVIDLDNNTLIGEISDLQGVHGVAFAFGKGFISEGVSNSVTVFDLKTLKPISKIKVTGEKPDAITYDPFSKRIFTSNNKSADITAIDAESNKIVGTIKLDGAPEASVSDLIGKMFVNLEDTNAVNIFNPKTLEVISRWSVKPCKIPTGLAIDRKNKRLFSAGRNNFMAVIDMESGMVIKTVPIGGGVDGCVFDPMLHLIFCSNGDGTITVIKQDSPDKYRVLANIVTVKGAKTIALDERTHRVYTAGIINGEKNLKSFGVLILDVK
- a CDS encoding putative quinol monooxygenase, with product MSLLTIMAKFTIKQNANEEVRRELLTLVEPTRKEKGCVDYIFYEDLENPLVIMLYENWESVEDLDAHMYTRRFKDCFAKIDGLYEIEVHRLSKIN
- a CDS encoding TonB-dependent receptor: MAINFSHIIRKNAHLILICIALIGFFTTSSIFAQKTAQVTGRITDADTKEYLPGANVVLKGTRFGDATDKVGNYKISNVPPGAYELVVTYIGYVDQTINITVGTNGATVKQNVAISQTEVKMGEVVVTGLRQGQTKAMNVQKTSDKIVNIVSQEQMVRLPDLNTAEILQRISGISIVRDQGEGRYVQIRGTDARLTSVSVNGEKIIAPDPGERYVGMDVISASQAASIEVSKTVTPDMDGDAVGGSVNIKSKSAFDSDKPFFNITAGTGTSDIMGKPLWQGGFTYGSKFGDENQFGFAITGNYDKWERETWDLESTYNDLTIGGVDRPQSLTDVDFRNYNVSRERINVAANLEYQPSTDNTFFIRGMYNNRDDYEYRRNLYIRPSKGTFTDLTTITKGKVYQGLKDRLERQNIFALSAGGINKIDDLILDYTVAYNEGGTKKNDETDPQFVMTSSLNMALNLSDPQRPNYRITSTGATADQFNSDNFKMDQVKYNNDNATDRDYMAGANLKYDFKLADYPSTLKLGGKIHLREKVKTQDRYVYKWGGASNLLLTQFVGDDVNIYDGTYRLGRIIDGTKFRPFFESMKNKAGGFVGEIDHINSEGSSFTADENTIAYYVMDTWKLDDWMVIAGVRHEFTDLTNKSSEIQLDANGDYLSTTPREATLSYNNFLPSLQVRYRVSSMSNIRFSYTNTLARPNFFDLVPYKQVDPDGLTVLEGNASLIPTTSTALDLLAEYYFEEGGLISGGVFYKKLNDIIFMQTSKISGGLYDGYWHTQPVNGGTSTLVGAEVNFEYQLKFLPGFLDGFGLAANYAYTHSSADVGGRLERAELPGQAANVANFVVSYEKFGFTGRFSIGYNGQFVEEVGTSSQYDRIYKAHTQMDISASQDIISGLQIYFEWINVNDAPMIYYQGDENHPLQQEWYASWMHFGFKYKM
- a CDS encoding PHP domain-containing protein; translation: MEIINPGNEDYHIHSLNYSDGMNTVDEIVKFAGEIGLTKITITDHCQMHLDIRKFVKKKSLYNDRTLEKRT
- a CDS encoding metalloregulator ArsR/SmtB family transcription factor is translated as MEESTNIFKALSDKNRLRILKMLQIKPLCVCEITDILQLAASTVSQHLSVLKKEGFILEEREGKWVNYLINQRPGDQRISAILSQLDFWLGDNQLIENDKQKVKVVDRFKVCGL